Proteins encoded by one window of Luteimonas yindakuii:
- the dnaK gene encoding molecular chaperone DnaK: MAKIIGIDLGTTNSCVAIMDGGKAKVIENSEGDRTTPSIVAYTKDGEVLVGASAKRQAVTNPHNTFFAVKRLIGRKFTDAEVQKDIGLVPYKIVQHDNGDAWVATNDGNKLSAQEISARILEKMKKTAEDYLGEKVTEAVITVPAYFNDSQRQATKDAGRIAGLDVKRIINEPTAAALAYGLDKDGGDRKIAVYDLGGGTFDVSIIEIAEVDGEKQFEVLATNGDTFLGGEDFDKRVIDYLVEEFQKDQGIDLRKDPLALQRLKDAAERAKIELSTAQQTEVNLPYVTADASGPKHLNIKLTRAKLEALVEDLVRKSIDPCRTALNDAGLRASDVNEVILVGGQTRMPKVQQAVAEFFGKEPRKDVNPDEAVALGAAIQGGVLAGDVKDVLLLDVTPLSLGIETLGGVFTKIIEKNTTIPTKASQTFSTAEDNQSAVTVHVLQGEREQARYNKSLAKFDLTGIDAAPRGMPQVEVSFDIDANGIVHVTAKDKKTGKEQKVEIKAGSGLSDDEIQRMVADAEAHREDDKKFHELVGARNQADALVHGTRSAIKDNGDKVPGDVIGRVEAAIAEVETAMKGDDKGQIEAKTKALEETAQALFAAVAAAQQGGDAGPQAGGGAPSNDDVVDAEFTEVKDDGKP; encoded by the coding sequence ATGGCAAAGATCATCGGCATCGACCTCGGCACGACCAACTCGTGCGTGGCGATCATGGACGGCGGCAAGGCCAAGGTCATCGAGAACAGCGAGGGTGATCGCACCACGCCTTCGATCGTGGCCTACACCAAGGACGGCGAGGTGCTGGTCGGCGCGTCCGCCAAGCGCCAGGCCGTCACCAATCCGCACAACACCTTCTTCGCGGTCAAGCGCCTGATCGGGCGCAAGTTCACCGACGCGGAAGTGCAGAAGGACATCGGCCTGGTGCCGTACAAGATCGTCCAGCACGACAACGGCGATGCCTGGGTGGCCACCAACGACGGCAACAAGCTGTCGGCGCAGGAGATCTCCGCGCGCATCCTCGAGAAGATGAAGAAGACCGCCGAGGACTACCTGGGCGAGAAGGTCACCGAGGCCGTGATCACGGTGCCGGCGTACTTCAACGACTCGCAGCGCCAGGCGACCAAGGACGCCGGCCGCATCGCCGGCCTCGACGTCAAGCGCATCATCAACGAGCCGACCGCTGCGGCACTCGCTTATGGCCTCGACAAGGACGGCGGTGACCGCAAGATCGCCGTGTACGACCTCGGCGGCGGCACCTTCGACGTGTCGATCATCGAGATCGCCGAAGTCGACGGCGAGAAGCAGTTCGAAGTGCTGGCCACCAACGGCGACACCTTCCTCGGTGGCGAGGACTTCGACAAGCGCGTCATCGACTACCTCGTCGAGGAATTCCAGAAGGACCAGGGCATCGACCTGCGCAAGGATCCGCTGGCCCTGCAGCGCCTGAAGGACGCCGCCGAGCGCGCCAAGATCGAGCTGTCGACCGCGCAGCAGACCGAGGTGAACCTGCCGTACGTCACCGCCGATGCGTCCGGCCCGAAGCACCTCAACATCAAGCTGACCCGCGCCAAGCTCGAGGCGCTGGTCGAGGACCTGGTGCGCAAGTCGATCGACCCCTGCCGCACCGCGCTCAACGATGCCGGCCTGCGCGCATCCGATGTCAACGAGGTCATCCTCGTCGGCGGCCAGACCCGCATGCCGAAGGTGCAGCAGGCGGTGGCCGAGTTCTTCGGCAAGGAGCCGCGCAAGGACGTCAACCCCGACGAGGCGGTCGCGCTCGGCGCCGCGATCCAGGGCGGCGTGCTCGCCGGTGACGTCAAGGACGTGCTGCTGCTCGACGTGACCCCGCTGAGCCTGGGCATCGAGACCCTGGGCGGCGTGTTCACCAAGATCATCGAGAAGAACACCACCATCCCGACCAAGGCCTCGCAGACCTTCTCCACCGCCGAGGACAACCAGTCGGCCGTGACCGTGCACGTGCTGCAGGGTGAGCGCGAACAGGCCCGCTACAACAAATCGCTGGCCAAGTTCGACCTCACCGGCATCGATGCCGCGCCGCGCGGCATGCCGCAGGTGGAGGTGTCGTTCGACATCGACGCCAACGGCATCGTCCACGTCACCGCCAAGGACAAGAAGACCGGCAAGGAGCAGAAGGTCGAGATCAAGGCCGGCTCGGGCCTGTCGGACGACGAGATCCAGCGGATGGTCGCCGATGCCGAGGCGCATCGCGAGGACGACAAGAAGTTCCACGAGCTGGTCGGCGCGCGCAACCAGGCCGATGCGTTGGTGCACGGCACCCGCAGCGCGATCAAGGACAACGGCGACAAGGTGCCGGGTGACGTGATCGGCCGCGTCGAGGCGGCGATCGCCGAGGTCGAGACCGCGATGAAGGGCGACGACAAGGGCCAGATCGAGGCGAAGACCAAGGCGCTGGAAGAGACCGCGCAGGCGCTGTTCGCCGCGGTCGCCGCGGCCCAGCAGGGTGGCGATGCCGGCCCGCAGGCCGGTGGCGGCGCGCCGTCGAACGACGACGTGGTGGACGCCGAGTTCACCGAGGTCAAGGACGACGGGAAGCCGTGA
- the grpE gene encoding nucleotide exchange factor GrpE translates to MTHESHPDTPDHTMHADESASPQALLEEQVQLLQAELEQLRAQSLIERADLENQRKRMAREVDAARRFANERLLGDLLPVFDSLDAGLSAAGAEGGPLREGLELTMRQLLKVAGDNGLQVVDPAAQPFDPERHQAISQTDAGEVPPGHVAQVFQKGYVLNERLLRPALVVVAKD, encoded by the coding sequence ATGACCCACGAGAGCCACCCCGACACTCCCGACCACACGATGCATGCGGATGAGTCCGCATCGCCACAGGCCCTGCTCGAAGAGCAGGTGCAGCTGCTGCAGGCCGAACTCGAACAGCTGCGCGCGCAGTCCCTGATCGAGCGCGCCGACCTCGAGAACCAGCGCAAGCGCATGGCGCGCGAGGTCGATGCGGCCCGCCGTTTCGCCAACGAACGCCTGCTGGGCGACCTGCTGCCGGTATTCGACAGCCTGGATGCCGGCCTGTCCGCGGCCGGCGCCGAAGGCGGTCCGCTGCGCGAAGGGCTGGAACTGACGATGCGCCAGCTGCTCAAGGTGGCCGGCGACAACGGCTTGCAGGTGGTGGATCCGGCCGCACAGCCGTTCGATCCCGAGCGCCACCAGGCGATCAGCCAGACCGATGCCGGCGAAGTGCCCCCGGGCCACGTCGCCCAGGTGTTCCAGAAGGGCTATGTGCTCAACGAGCGCCTGCTGCGCCCGGCCCTGGTGGTGGTGGCCAAGGACTGA
- the hrcA gene encoding heat-inducible transcriptional repressor HrcA — protein sequence MRRKHTSPSELDPRARQLLRTLIARHIENGEPVGSQTLARHAGLDVSPATIRNILSDLEDSGLLTAPHTSAGRVPTAQGYRVFVDSLLQLRPLPEHEVTRLREQLPAGGGTQSLLGSASELVSAMTRFMGVVSVPRREQFAFRYIDFVAVDSQRVMAILVFADNEVQNRLIQVRRPYDASELEQVANYLNVNFAGRAVADIRATLLREMQVTRSQMESLMARTVELAEQALAPEEGDDMLMAGQARLIGVQDLSDLDRLRELFDTFSRKREILQLLERTVRAPGVRVFIGEETGLAPLEGVSLVTAPYAADGRVLGVLGVIGPTRMAYDRIVPVVQATAEALGAALERGGNTP from the coding sequence ATGCGTCGCAAGCACACATCCCCCTCGGAACTCGACCCACGCGCGCGCCAGCTGCTGCGCACGCTGATCGCGCGCCATATCGAGAACGGCGAGCCGGTCGGCTCGCAGACGCTGGCGCGGCACGCCGGGCTGGACGTGAGCCCGGCGACGATCCGCAACATCCTGTCCGACCTCGAGGACAGCGGCCTGCTGACCGCACCGCACACCTCGGCCGGGCGGGTGCCCACCGCGCAGGGGTACCGGGTGTTCGTCGACTCGCTGCTGCAGCTGCGGCCGCTGCCCGAGCACGAGGTCACGCGCCTGCGCGAGCAGCTGCCGGCCGGCGGTGGCACGCAATCGCTGCTGGGCAGCGCCTCCGAGCTGGTGTCGGCGATGACCCGCTTCATGGGCGTGGTCAGCGTGCCGCGGCGCGAGCAGTTCGCCTTCCGCTACATCGACTTCGTCGCCGTCGACAGCCAGCGGGTGATGGCCATCCTGGTGTTCGCCGACAACGAGGTGCAGAACCGCCTGATCCAGGTGCGCCGTCCCTACGACGCATCGGAACTGGAGCAGGTGGCGAATTACCTCAACGTCAACTTCGCCGGCCGCGCGGTGGCCGACATCCGCGCCACCCTGCTGCGCGAGATGCAGGTGACCCGCAGCCAGATGGAAAGCCTGATGGCGCGCACCGTGGAGCTGGCCGAACAGGCGCTGGCGCCCGAGGAGGGCGACGACATGCTGATGGCGGGGCAGGCGCGGCTGATCGGCGTGCAGGACCTGTCCGACCTCGACCGCCTGCGCGAGCTGTTCGACACCTTCTCGCGCAAGCGCGAAATCCTGCAGCTGCTCGAGCGCACGGTGCGCGCGCCCGGCGTGCGGGTCTTCATCGGCGAGGAGACCGGGCTTGCGCCACTGGAAGGCGTGTCGCTGGTGACCGCGCCCTACGCAGCCGACGGTCGCGTGCTCGGGGTGCTCGGGGTCATCGGCCCGACCCGGATGGCCTACGACCGCATCGTGCCGGTGGTGCAGGCCACCGCCGAAGCGCTCGGCGCCGCGCTGGAACGGGGCGGAAACACGCCGTAG
- the recN gene encoding DNA repair protein RecN produces the protein MLTHLAIRNFAVATASELEFGAGLTVISGETGAGKSLLVDALGFLSGLRADSGMVRHGADRAELTASFDLADAPGARAWLVAEEFDDGDACQLRRTLRADGGSRAWINGRPATLGQLAALAGHLVEIHGQHEHQALLSRGAQLALLDAYGRHAGALQAVADAARAWSALLDERDRLAGLGDPGERQDWLAHQLRELEREPLDAASLAELDAAHRRQANAAGLITACETVLAGLGEDDAVTGRVQRLRGELARLHRDEPRLAEVDGMLEAAAIQLDEAQLLLQRVRDDLDIDPERYAELERGLARIHDLARKHRVAPDALEALRDRIATELEELADAGIRLERLDGEIDAAHAAWTSAAADLTRARQSAATRLSADTTTLIDELGMGGGRFEIALEPQLGGRPDALGAERVEFLVAANAGQPPRALRKVASGGELSRISLAIEVAALGLDAVPTMVFDEVDSGIGGAVAAIVGRKLRALGASRQVLCVTHLPQVAAQGHAHYRVSKRTRGEETESEVNRLDQRQRQEELARMLGGVEVSREAMAAARRLLADVA, from the coding sequence ATGCTGACCCATCTTGCCATCCGCAATTTCGCCGTCGCCACTGCCAGCGAGCTGGAATTCGGCGCCGGGCTGACCGTGATCTCCGGGGAAACCGGTGCGGGCAAATCCCTGCTCGTCGATGCACTGGGCTTCCTGTCCGGCCTGCGCGCCGACAGCGGCATGGTGCGCCACGGCGCCGACCGCGCCGAACTTACTGCCAGCTTCGATCTCGCCGACGCCCCGGGTGCGCGCGCGTGGCTCGTCGCCGAGGAATTCGACGATGGCGACGCCTGCCAGCTGCGGCGCACGCTGCGTGCGGATGGCGGCTCGCGGGCGTGGATCAATGGTCGCCCGGCCACGCTGGGCCAGCTGGCCGCGCTTGCCGGCCATCTGGTCGAGATCCACGGCCAGCACGAGCACCAGGCGCTGCTGTCGCGTGGCGCGCAGCTTGCGCTGCTCGATGCATACGGTCGCCACGCCGGTGCGCTGCAGGCGGTGGCCGATGCCGCGCGTGCGTGGTCGGCACTGCTCGACGAACGCGACCGGCTGGCGGGCCTGGGCGATCCCGGCGAGCGGCAGGACTGGCTGGCACATCAGCTGCGGGAACTCGAGCGCGAGCCGCTGGATGCCGCATCGCTCGCCGAACTCGATGCCGCGCACCGCCGCCAGGCCAATGCCGCCGGCCTGATCACTGCTTGTGAAACCGTGCTGGCCGGGCTGGGCGAGGACGACGCCGTCACCGGCCGCGTGCAGCGGCTGCGTGGTGAACTTGCGCGCCTGCATCGCGACGAGCCCCGCCTGGCGGAGGTCGACGGAATGCTCGAGGCCGCCGCGATCCAGCTCGACGAGGCACAACTGCTGCTGCAGCGCGTGCGCGACGATCTCGACATCGATCCCGAGCGCTACGCCGAACTCGAACGCGGCCTTGCCCGCATCCACGACCTCGCGCGCAAGCACCGGGTGGCGCCGGACGCACTCGAAGCCTTGCGCGACCGCATCGCCACCGAACTCGAGGAACTGGCGGATGCCGGGATCCGGCTGGAGCGCCTGGATGGCGAGATCGACGCCGCCCACGCGGCCTGGACCTCGGCGGCGGCGGACCTGACCCGCGCCCGCCAATCGGCCGCGACGCGACTGTCCGCCGACACCACCACGCTGATCGACGAGCTGGGCATGGGCGGCGGCCGCTTTGAGATCGCGCTCGAACCGCAACTCGGCGGGCGCCCCGACGCGCTCGGCGCCGAGCGCGTGGAGTTCCTGGTGGCGGCCAACGCGGGCCAGCCGCCGCGCGCACTGCGCAAGGTCGCATCCGGCGGCGAGCTGTCGCGGATCTCGCTGGCGATCGAGGTCGCGGCGTTGGGCCTGGATGCCGTGCCGACGATGGTCTTCGACGAGGTGGACTCCGGCATCGGCGGCGCCGTGGCGGCGATCGTCGGCCGTAAGCTGCGCGCGCTGGGCGCATCGCGGCAGGTGCTGTGCGTCACCCACCTGCCCCAGGTGGCCGCGCAGGGCCACGCGCACTACCGGGTCAGCAAGCGCACCCGCGGCGAGGAGACCGAAAGCGAGGTCAACCGGCTCGACCAGCGCCAGCGGCAGGAAGAACTTGCCCGGATGCTGGGTGGCGTGGAGGTCAGCCGCGAGGCGATGGCCGCCGCGCGCCGGCTGCTGGCGGACGTGGCCTGA
- a CDS encoding Fur family transcriptional regulator, with protein sequence MESFDLRKAGLKVTHPRMRILQLLEQKTPHQHMTAEGIYRQLLDQGDEIGLATVYRVLTQFEAAGLVIKHNFEGGHALYELDRGDHHYHMVDMSSGLITEFESPEIVALLNRIADEHGYVLDEHSLVLYVRKKRL encoded by the coding sequence ATGGAATCCTTCGACCTTCGCAAGGCCGGTCTAAAGGTCACGCACCCGCGAATGCGGATCCTGCAGCTGCTCGAGCAGAAGACGCCGCACCAGCACATGACCGCGGAAGGCATCTACCGCCAGCTGCTCGACCAGGGCGACGAGATCGGCCTGGCCACCGTGTACCGCGTGCTGACCCAGTTCGAGGCCGCGGGCCTGGTGATCAAGCACAACTTCGAGGGCGGCCATGCGCTCTATGAACTCGATCGCGGCGACCACCACTACCACATGGTCGACATGAGCAGCGGGCTGATCACCGAGTTCGAAAGCCCGGAAATCGTGGCCCTGCTCAACCGCATCGCCGACGAGCACGGCTATGTGCTCGACGAGCATTCGCTGGTGCTGTACGTACGCAAGAAGCGCCTATAA
- a CDS encoding outer membrane protein assembly factor BamE, whose amino-acid sequence MRRLLAPLLVAGILSGCGIVYKQPIYQGSLVEPEAVGQLQAGMSKQQVVGLLGTPSIADPFHHQRWDYTATQRNNRRGHTEIKNLTLWFDSDRLTRWDGEYFPEQNEELAAEMRKFGNLPRERRR is encoded by the coding sequence ATGCGCAGACTTCTCGCTCCCCTCCTCGTCGCCGGCATCCTGTCGGGCTGCGGCATCGTCTACAAGCAGCCGATCTACCAGGGCAGCCTGGTCGAACCCGAAGCGGTCGGGCAGCTGCAGGCCGGCATGAGCAAGCAGCAGGTCGTCGGCCTGCTGGGCACGCCTTCGATCGCCGACCCGTTCCACCACCAGCGTTGGGACTACACGGCCACGCAGCGCAACAACCGCCGCGGCCATACCGAGATCAAGAACCTGACGCTGTGGTTCGACAGCGACCGGCTGACGCGCTGGGACGGCGAGTATTTCCCCGAGCAGAACGAAGAGCTCGCGGCGGAAATGCGCAAGTTCGGCAACCTGCCACGCGAACGCCGCCGCTGA
- a CDS encoding RnfH family protein, which translates to MSAGTIRVRVVLAWPRRFEEVELRLPAGARVADAIASSGLPLEGIDGQAVFGERVDTGALLNDGDRIELLRPLVADPKDARRRRASERLQKK; encoded by the coding sequence ATGAGCGCGGGCACCATCCGGGTGCGGGTGGTGCTGGCCTGGCCACGTCGCTTCGAGGAAGTCGAACTGCGGTTGCCGGCCGGCGCGCGCGTCGCCGATGCGATCGCTTCCAGCGGACTGCCCCTTGAGGGCATCGACGGACAGGCGGTGTTCGGCGAACGCGTCGACACCGGGGCGTTGCTCAATGACGGCGACCGCATCGAACTGCTGCGGCCGCTGGTGGCCGATCCCAAGGACGCGCGCCGACGTCGCGCCAGCGAGCGCCTGCAAAAAAAATGA
- a CDS encoding type II toxin-antitoxin system RatA family toxin has translation MPKIQRSALVEHSVSRMFELVRDVDAYPRRFAWCERAEVMESTDVRQLARLDLGFGALRTWFTTENTLHAPHRIDMRLRDGPFRRLDGRWEFHAIDESASRVTLTLDFEPRSRLLLPALTIGFQGLADRMVDDFVRIADREA, from the coding sequence ATGCCCAAGATCCAACGCAGCGCCCTGGTCGAGCACTCCGTCAGCCGGATGTTCGAACTGGTCCGCGACGTCGACGCCTATCCCCGCCGTTTTGCCTGGTGCGAGCGGGCCGAGGTCATGGAATCCACCGATGTGCGCCAGCTCGCCCGGCTCGATCTCGGTTTCGGCGCGCTGCGCACGTGGTTCACCACCGAAAACACCCTGCATGCCCCGCACCGCATCGACATGCGGTTGCGTGACGGGCCTTTCCGCCGCCTGGACGGGCGCTGGGAATTCCATGCGATCGACGAATCCGCCAGCCGGGTCACGCTGACCCTGGACTTCGAACCACGCAGCCGCCTGCTGCTGCCGGCGCTGACCATCGGCTTCCAGGGGCTGGCCGACCGCATGGTCGACGATTTCGTCCGCATCGCCGACCGCGAGGCATGA
- the smpB gene encoding SsrA-binding protein SmpB has protein sequence MGKQTDKDKTIGATIALNKRARHEYHLEQRVEAGLALQGWELKAIRAGRANIAESYAIVRNGEIFLFGAQITPLISASTHVVADARRTRKLLMHRREIDQFIGKVERDGYTIVPTSLYWKRNKVKIELALAKGKQKHDKRDTERERDWNREKQRVLRRHNKDA, from the coding sequence ATGGGCAAGCAGACGGACAAGGATAAGACAATCGGCGCGACCATCGCGCTGAACAAGCGCGCGCGCCACGAGTACCACCTCGAACAACGCGTCGAGGCCGGGCTTGCGCTGCAGGGCTGGGAGCTGAAGGCCATCCGCGCCGGCCGCGCCAACATCGCCGAAAGCTACGCCATCGTGCGCAACGGCGAGATCTTCCTGTTCGGCGCGCAGATCACCCCGCTGATCTCGGCGTCCACCCACGTGGTCGCCGATGCCAGGCGCACTCGCAAGCTGCTGATGCATCGCCGCGAGATCGACCAGTTCATCGGCAAGGTCGAGCGCGATGGCTACACGATCGTGCCGACGTCGCTCTACTGGAAGCGCAACAAGGTCAAGATCGAACTCGCCCTCGCGAAGGGCAAGCAGAAGCATGACAAGCGCGACACCGAACGCGAGCGCGACTGGAACCGCGAGAAGCAGCGCGTGCTGCGCCGGCACAACAAGGACGCCTGA
- a CDS encoding CHASE domain-containing protein codes for MIGETDSTATGPRRLREDPRLAVAAALVVLLASLLLVLMYARSEHARDRDLRKARMAEETTQVLDLMSQRLLAYELSTRGGASLFASVERPTAQQWRSYVDGLQIGRRAGPNALGYGAYIPGDRLREFQLERRSDGEGLFELHPRGVREAYGPVVYVEPRRPEHDGIDGYDMLSEPVRRGAMEAARDSGESRLTGKLVLQRRFDDTPQGAILYTPVYRGGVLPASVEARGAALRGWTYAPLRMQDFVPQSLATLPRTMSMRITDVTGGEAAELYVDQDYARADAAAGRDRHSVNQSFYGRTWRIDFIALEATSAASPARTTVIVGLLAALLLAAVTWSLARTGVHAQQLAARMSESYRRSESRFRSAMVHSPVGKALLDEDDRVVDANLALAAIVGLPLEQLIGADMGGFFVDGRDADEVDSEEAGAHARDGVYRASRILRRSDGSRRRVRLFTAPVPGEAGDEVVRLVQIDDVTDWYRAEERVRALNRTLEARVAARTQELERANLELEAFSYSVSHDLRAPLRTIDGFSRLLNDRYASVIDDTGRDYLGRIRAATARMDALIDALLQMARLSRAQVRRRDLDLSGMAGQVVADLRLAEPEREVVVEIDDGLAAQGDPTLVANLLQNLVGNAWKFTAGRDDAQILIGHARRPDGVEAFFVRDNGAGFSQDYASKLFRPFQRLHAQHEFPGHGIGLASVKRIVERHCGEVWAEGREGEGACFWFTLPDEQPGDDCG; via the coding sequence TTGATCGGGGAAACAGACAGCACAGCGACGGGGCCCCGCCGGCTGCGCGAAGATCCGCGACTGGCCGTCGCCGCCGCGCTGGTGGTGCTGCTGGCCTCGCTGCTGCTGGTGCTGATGTACGCGCGCTCCGAGCACGCGCGTGACCGCGACCTGCGCAAGGCGCGAATGGCCGAGGAAACCACCCAGGTCCTCGACCTGATGTCGCAACGCCTGCTGGCCTATGAGCTCAGTACCCGCGGCGGCGCCTCATTGTTCGCGTCGGTCGAGCGGCCGACGGCGCAGCAGTGGCGCAGCTACGTGGACGGGCTGCAGATCGGCCGGCGTGCCGGGCCGAATGCGCTGGGCTACGGCGCCTATATTCCCGGCGACCGCCTGCGTGAATTCCAGCTCGAGCGCCGGTCCGATGGCGAAGGCCTGTTCGAGTTGCACCCCAGGGGCGTGCGCGAGGCCTACGGTCCGGTGGTCTACGTCGAGCCGCGGCGGCCCGAGCACGACGGCATCGATGGCTACGACATGCTGTCGGAGCCGGTACGCCGGGGGGCGATGGAAGCCGCGCGCGACAGCGGCGAGTCACGCCTGACCGGCAAGCTGGTCCTGCAGCGCAGGTTCGACGATACCCCGCAGGGCGCGATCCTCTATACCCCGGTGTACCGCGGCGGCGTGCTTCCGGCTTCCGTGGAGGCGCGCGGGGCGGCGTTGCGCGGCTGGACCTATGCGCCATTGCGCATGCAGGACTTCGTGCCGCAGTCGCTGGCGACCCTGCCGCGCACGATGTCGATGCGGATCACCGATGTCACCGGTGGCGAAGCGGCAGAACTGTATGTCGACCAGGACTACGCACGTGCCGACGCCGCGGCCGGGCGCGACCGCCACAGCGTGAACCAGTCGTTCTACGGTCGCACCTGGCGGATCGACTTCATTGCCCTGGAGGCCACCAGTGCCGCGTCGCCTGCGCGGACCACGGTGATCGTCGGCCTGCTCGCGGCACTGTTGCTGGCGGCGGTGACGTGGTCGCTCGCGCGCACCGGCGTGCACGCCCAGCAGCTCGCCGCACGGATGAGCGAGTCGTACCGGCGCAGTGAATCCCGGTTCCGCAGTGCGATGGTGCATTCGCCGGTCGGCAAGGCCCTGCTCGACGAGGACGACCGCGTGGTCGATGCGAACCTCGCGCTTGCCGCCATCGTCGGGCTGCCGCTGGAACAGCTGATCGGTGCCGACATGGGTGGGTTCTTCGTCGATGGCCGCGATGCCGACGAGGTCGACAGCGAGGAGGCAGGCGCGCACGCGCGCGATGGCGTCTATCGCGCGAGCCGGATCCTGCGTCGCAGCGACGGCAGCCGGCGCCGCGTGCGCCTGTTCACCGCTCCGGTGCCCGGCGAGGCCGGGGATGAGGTCGTGCGGCTGGTGCAGATCGACGACGTCACCGACTGGTACCGCGCCGAGGAGCGGGTGCGCGCATTGAACCGCACGCTGGAGGCGCGGGTCGCGGCACGCACCCAGGAGCTGGAGCGCGCGAACCTCGAGCTCGAGGCATTCTCCTACAGCGTGTCCCACGACCTGCGGGCACCGCTGCGCACCATCGACGGCTTTTCGCGCCTGCTCAACGACCGCTACGCATCGGTGATCGACGACACCGGCCGTGATTACCTGGGGCGGATCCGCGCAGCGACGGCGCGCATGGACGCACTGATCGACGCCCTGCTGCAGATGGCACGACTTTCGCGCGCGCAGGTACGCCGACGCGACCTCGACCTCTCCGGGATGGCGGGCCAGGTGGTGGCCGACCTGCGCCTGGCGGAGCCGGAGCGCGAGGTGGTCGTGGAGATCGACGATGGCCTCGCCGCGCAGGGCGACCCGACCCTGGTGGCCAACCTGCTGCAGAACCTGGTCGGCAATGCCTGGAAGTTCACCGCCGGTCGCGACGACGCGCAAATCCTGATCGGGCACGCACGACGACCCGATGGCGTGGAGGCGTTCTTCGTCCGCGACAACGGCGCGGGATTCTCGCAGGACTACGCGTCCAAGCTGTTCAGGCCGTTCCAGCGCCTGCACGCCCAGCATGAATTCCCCGGCCACGGAATCGGCCTGGCGTCGGTCAAGCGGATCGTGGAACGCCACTGCGGCGAAGTCTGGGCCGAGGGTCGCGAAGGCGAGGGCGCGTGTTTCTGGTTCACCCTGCCGGACGAGCAGCCCGGCGACGACTGCGGGTGA